A window of Rhodococcus sp. SGAir0479 contains these coding sequences:
- the rplD gene encoding 50S ribosomal protein L4, producing MTETATKLTLDVKAAGGKTNGTVDLPAEIFDATANIALMHQVVVAQLAAARQGTHSTKTRGEVRGGGKKPYRQKGTGRARQGSTRAPQFAGGGTVHGPQPRDYSQRTPKKMKAAALRGALSDRARSERIHVITELVAGQVPSTKTAKTFLGELSDRKKFLLVVGREDIAAWKSVQNLEGVHPIAPDQLNTYDVLNSDDVVFSLEALNTFIAGPAKNEEESK from the coding sequence ATGACCGAGACCGCAACCAAGCTGACCCTCGACGTCAAGGCTGCCGGCGGCAAGACCAACGGCACCGTCGATCTCCCCGCCGAGATCTTCGACGCGACCGCGAACATCGCTCTGATGCACCAGGTCGTCGTCGCGCAGCTCGCTGCGGCACGTCAGGGCACGCACTCCACCAAGACCCGCGGCGAGGTCCGCGGTGGTGGCAAGAAGCCGTACCGCCAGAAGGGCACCGGCCGCGCGCGCCAGGGTTCGACCCGTGCGCCGCAGTTCGCCGGCGGTGGCACCGTCCACGGCCCGCAGCCGCGTGACTACTCGCAGCGCACCCCCAAGAAGATGAAGGCCGCCGCTCTCCGTGGCGCCCTCTCCGACCGGGCCCGCAGCGAGCGCATCCACGTCATCACCGAGCTGGTCGCCGGGCAGGTCCCGTCCACCAAGACGGCCAAGACGTTCCTGGGCGAGCTCTCCGACCGCAAGAAGTTCCTGCTGGTCGTCGGCCGCGAGGACATCGCAGCGTGGAAGAGCGTGCAGAACCTGGAAGGCGTGCACCCCATCGCACCCGACCAGCTCAACACCTACGACGTGCTCAACAGCGATGACGTCGTGTTCAGCCTCGAGGCTCTGAACACCTTCATCGCGGGCCCGGCCAAGAATGAGGAGGAGAGCAAGTGA
- the rplC gene encoding 50S ribosomal protein L3: MTNQIKGILGTKLGMTQVFDENNRVVPVTVVKAGPNVVTQIRTEERDGYSAVQLAFGAIDPRKVNKPTSGQFAKAGVTPRRHIVELRVADASAYEVGQELTAEVFEDGAYVDVTGTSKGKGFAGTMKRHGFAGQGASHGAQAVHRRPGSIGGCATPGRVFKGMRMSGRMGNDRITTQNLSVHKVDAENGLLLIKGAIPGRKGGLVIVKTAVKGGASA; encoded by the coding sequence ATGACTAATCAGATCAAGGGAATCCTGGGCACCAAGCTCGGCATGACCCAGGTCTTCGACGAGAACAACCGGGTCGTTCCGGTCACCGTCGTCAAGGCCGGGCCGAACGTCGTCACCCAGATCCGTACCGAAGAGCGTGACGGCTACAGCGCTGTGCAGCTGGCGTTCGGCGCCATCGACCCGCGCAAGGTGAACAAGCCCACCTCGGGCCAGTTCGCCAAGGCCGGCGTCACCCCGCGCCGCCACATCGTCGAGCTCCGCGTCGCCGACGCCTCCGCGTACGAGGTGGGCCAGGAGCTGACGGCCGAGGTCTTCGAGGACGGCGCATACGTCGACGTCACCGGCACCAGCAAGGGCAAGGGCTTCGCCGGCACCATGAAGCGTCACGGCTTCGCCGGCCAGGGCGCCTCGCACGGTGCACAGGCTGTCCACCGTCGCCCGGGTTCCATCGGTGGCTGCGCCACCCCCGGCCGCGTGTTCAAGGGCATGCGCATGTCGGGCCGTATGGGCAACGACCGCATCACGACGCAGAACCTCTCGGTCCACAAGGTGGACGCCGAGAACGGTCTGCTGCTGATCAAGGGTGCGATCCCCGGCCGCAAGGGCGGCCTCGTGATCGTCAAGACCGCAGTGAAGGGTGGTGCTTCGGCATGA
- the rpsJ gene encoding 30S ribosomal protein S10 codes for MAGQKIRIRLKAYDHEAIDASARKIVETVTRTGARVVGPVPLPTEKNVYCVIRSPHKYKDSREHFEMRTHKRLIDILDPTPKTVDALMRIDLPASVDVNIQ; via the coding sequence GTGGCGGGACAGAAGATCCGCATCAGGCTCAAGGCCTATGACCACGAGGCGATCGACGCGTCAGCGCGCAAGATCGTCGAGACGGTGACCCGTACCGGGGCCCGCGTGGTCGGCCCGGTGCCGTTGCCTACCGAGAAGAACGTGTACTGCGTCATCCGCTCGCCGCACAAGTACAAGGACTCGCGCGAGCACTTCGAGATGCGTACTCACAAGCGGCTGATCGACATCCTCGACCCGACGCCGAAGACGGTCGACGCGCTCATGCGCATCGACCTTCCGGCCAGCGTCGACGTGAACATCCAGTGA
- a CDS encoding hotdog fold domain-containing protein, with product MTPPTTSPTATYHSWQRLPRNRFGRALFALGMCARVPYFATVLPTVTHLAPGRCEVTAPKWWGVHNHIGTFHAIAACNLAEIAMGMLAEATVPRTHRWIPKAMDVRYLAKGESRLRATAVLDDLPDFGAITEGAELTIPVSITDRAGLEVVHAAITVWVTPA from the coding sequence ATGACGCCCCCGACAACTTCCCCGACCGCCACGTACCACAGTTGGCAACGCTTGCCGCGCAACCGTTTCGGTCGCGCGCTCTTCGCTCTCGGCATGTGTGCGCGGGTCCCGTACTTCGCCACGGTGCTGCCGACGGTCACCCACCTGGCGCCCGGACGATGCGAGGTGACGGCCCCGAAGTGGTGGGGTGTCCACAACCACATCGGCACGTTCCACGCGATCGCCGCGTGCAATCTCGCCGAGATCGCGATGGGCATGCTGGCCGAGGCGACGGTGCCGCGTACGCACCGATGGATTCCCAAGGCGATGGACGTGCGATACCTCGCGAAGGGCGAGTCCCGGCTGCGTGCGACGGCGGTCCTCGACGACCTACCGGACTTCGGCGCGATCACCGAGGGCGCCGAGCTCACGATCCCGGTGTCGATCACCGACCGCGCCGGGCTGGAGGTGGTCCACGCCGCCATCACCGTCTGGGTCACGCCGGCCTGA
- a CDS encoding GntR family transcriptional regulator, with translation MTRPTARDVAAGASGALRRRPQLSDDVAAHVRNRIMSGDVRPGDFVRLDETAAELGVSVTPVREALLTLRGEGLVELVPHRGYVVAPLSRDDVRDVFWLQGRIAEELAVRAVDRVDDAALTELTEINEQLQRAVGLGDAARIEQLEFGFHRVVNRLAGARKLSWFLLGATRYTPAQFYSSDRQWGDAAVASHTRLVAALAARDHAAVAAETRAHFDDGAKRLVRHLETIGIWD, from the coding sequence ATGACTCGGCCCACCGCCCGCGACGTCGCCGCGGGCGCGTCCGGGGCCCTTCGCCGCAGACCACAACTGTCCGACGACGTCGCCGCGCACGTCCGCAACCGGATCATGTCGGGCGACGTGCGGCCCGGTGATTTCGTGCGCCTCGACGAGACGGCCGCCGAACTCGGGGTGAGCGTCACCCCGGTCCGCGAGGCTCTGCTCACCCTGCGGGGTGAGGGACTTGTCGAACTGGTGCCGCACCGGGGGTACGTCGTCGCGCCGCTGAGCCGCGACGACGTCCGCGACGTCTTCTGGCTCCAGGGGCGGATCGCCGAGGAGCTGGCCGTGCGGGCGGTGGACCGCGTCGACGATGCGGCGCTGACCGAGCTGACCGAGATCAACGAGCAGCTGCAGCGGGCCGTCGGACTCGGCGACGCAGCACGGATCGAGCAGCTCGAGTTCGGGTTCCACCGCGTCGTCAACCGGTTGGCCGGCGCCCGCAAGCTCTCGTGGTTCCTGCTGGGCGCCACCCGCTACACGCCGGCGCAGTTCTACTCGTCGGATCGGCAGTGGGGTGACGCGGCGGTGGCGAGTCACACACGGCTTGTGGCGGCCCTCGCCGCGCGGGATCACGCGGCCGTCGCGGCCGAGACCCGGGCGCACTTCGACGACGGTGCGAAGCGGCTGGTGCGCCACCTCGAGACGATCGGAATCTGGGACTGA
- a CDS encoding ATP-binding cassette domain-containing protein yields the protein MPIFQDAAVLVDDVHKSFGDVKALQGVSFEAKRGTVLGILGPNGAGKTTTVKVLSTLLRPDRGRAVVAGHDVVTHAPDVRRSIMMTGQYAALDETLSGRENIELFGRLMGLDRASAKQRAQDLLTEFDLLDTGKRAVRSYSGGMRRRIDIACGLVVRPEVVFLDEPTTGLDPRSRQGVWALVGSLKKQGITVLLTTQYLEEADLLSDNIIVIDRGTVIAEGTADQLKERTGGSYCEIVPLDPQKLPWVVHALGALVPQQVRAELAAEGGDRVSVPAPDGAATLSEALRRLDAAGIELADIALRRPSLDDVFLSLTGHAAPEASR from the coding sequence ATGCCAATTTTCCAGGACGCAGCCGTGCTCGTCGACGACGTCCACAAGTCCTTCGGTGACGTGAAGGCTTTGCAGGGCGTGAGTTTCGAAGCCAAGCGCGGAACGGTTCTGGGCATCCTGGGCCCCAACGGCGCGGGTAAGACGACGACCGTCAAGGTCCTCTCCACTCTGCTGCGTCCGGATCGCGGGCGGGCCGTGGTCGCCGGCCACGACGTCGTCACGCACGCCCCGGACGTTCGCCGCTCGATCATGATGACGGGTCAGTACGCCGCGCTCGACGAGACCCTGTCGGGCCGCGAGAACATCGAACTCTTCGGCCGGCTGATGGGTCTCGACCGCGCCTCCGCGAAGCAACGCGCGCAGGATCTGCTCACCGAGTTCGATCTGCTCGACACCGGCAAGCGCGCCGTGCGCAGTTACTCCGGCGGCATGCGCCGCCGTATCGACATCGCGTGCGGGCTGGTGGTCCGCCCCGAGGTGGTGTTCCTCGACGAGCCGACGACCGGACTCGATCCGCGCAGCCGCCAGGGCGTGTGGGCGCTCGTCGGCTCGCTCAAGAAGCAGGGCATCACGGTGCTGCTCACCACGCAGTATCTGGAGGAGGCCGACCTGCTCAGCGACAACATCATCGTCATCGACCGCGGCACGGTCATCGCCGAGGGCACTGCCGATCAGCTCAAGGAGCGCACCGGCGGGAGCTACTGCGAGATCGTCCCGCTCGATCCGCAAAAGTTGCCGTGGGTGGTCCACGCGCTGGGCGCTCTCGTGCCGCAGCAGGTGCGCGCCGAGCTCGCGGCCGAGGGCGGCGACCGGGTGTCGGTCCCCGCACCGGACGGCGCCGCGACGCTGTCCGAGGCGCTGCGCCGGCTGGACGCCGCGGGCATCGAACTGGCCGACATCGCGCTGCGCCGGCCCTCGCTCGACGACGTCTTCCTGTCGCTGACGGGCCACGCCGCCCCGGAGGCGTCGCGATGA
- a CDS encoding ABC transporter permease: MTATADSAAKRMAVPGAAQHAGVAAATKRVGSHRRPDPNGLQQWAALTGRSLKTMAKHGELAVAIIAPLIFTVGFYLPLRFVMKLQGIDYAQFLMPIIVLQAMAFTAISAAQVASVETLLGLTTRLKTMPVAGPVPLLSRMTRALVRSMVTLAAALTYGYAIGFRFSAGWAQAALFCALALSISIALSLGADAIGTLSKSPEATAQALTLPQLILGMLSCGFVPETGFPEWIRPFVRNQPISQFSFAMRDMAEGGISGSTLFPAVAWCVGLMAVFAPLAVWASMRRK; this comes from the coding sequence ATGACCGCCACTGCCGACAGCGCCGCGAAGCGGATGGCCGTGCCCGGCGCCGCCCAGCATGCCGGCGTCGCCGCGGCGACCAAGCGCGTCGGATCGCATCGCCGCCCCGACCCCAACGGTCTGCAGCAGTGGGCCGCGCTGACCGGGCGCAGTCTCAAGACGATGGCCAAGCACGGGGAACTGGCGGTCGCGATCATCGCGCCGCTGATCTTCACGGTCGGCTTCTACCTGCCGCTGCGGTTCGTGATGAAGCTGCAGGGCATCGACTACGCACAGTTCCTGATGCCGATCATCGTCCTCCAGGCGATGGCCTTCACCGCGATCTCGGCGGCGCAGGTGGCGTCGGTCGAGACGCTGCTGGGGCTCACGACCAGACTCAAGACGATGCCGGTTGCCGGGCCGGTACCGCTGCTCTCCCGGATGACGCGAGCGTTGGTGCGGTCGATGGTCACGCTGGCGGCCGCGCTCACGTACGGCTACGCGATCGGGTTCCGGTTCAGCGCCGGATGGGCGCAGGCCGCGTTGTTCTGTGCGCTGGCACTGTCGATAAGCATTGCCCTGTCACTGGGCGCCGACGCGATCGGCACCCTCTCCAAATCCCCCGAGGCGACGGCTCAGGCACTGACCCTCCCCCAGCTCATCCTCGGCATGCTGTCGTGCGGATTCGTTCCCGAGACCGGTTTCCCCGAGTGGATACGGCCGTTCGTGCGCAATCAGCCGATCTCGCAGTTCTCGTTTGCGATGCGGGACATGGCCGAGGGCGGGATCAGCGGGTCCACCCTGTTCCCGGCGGTCGCGTGGTGTGTGGGTTTGATGGCGGTGTTCGCACCGTTGGCCGTGTGGGCGAGTATGAGGCGCAAATGA
- a CDS encoding ABC transporter permease has protein sequence MSNVPPSTVTSTQPAQAGTGTIGFPPPDQTWPESSAKALWVHSTVQCKRLLTRWARDPSTMIQALLYPALTLVMFRIVIGNTVTAATGRPAVYGQVPMIILVGAMFGSIVSAVGLRVERKTGLLSRFWTLPIHRAAGLVGRMMAEAVRVLATTIVILVVGIFLGFRLTQGLLPSLFLLILPVIFGMGFAMMVTALATVSGDAPLVELVSIGCTLLMFFNSGFVPVMAYPEWLQPVVSAQPMSCAIDAMRGLAVGGPVLEPVLKTLAWSFGMMAVFVYPAIRGYRHAAATG, from the coding sequence ATGAGCAACGTTCCCCCCAGCACCGTGACGTCGACGCAGCCCGCGCAGGCCGGCACCGGCACGATCGGGTTCCCCCCACCCGATCAGACCTGGCCGGAATCCTCGGCGAAAGCGCTGTGGGTCCACAGCACCGTGCAGTGCAAGCGGCTCCTGACGCGGTGGGCCCGGGACCCGTCGACGATGATCCAGGCGCTGCTGTACCCGGCCCTGACCTTGGTGATGTTCCGGATCGTCATCGGCAACACCGTCACGGCGGCGACGGGCCGGCCCGCGGTCTACGGCCAGGTCCCGATGATCATCCTCGTCGGCGCCATGTTCGGCTCGATCGTCAGCGCCGTCGGGCTCCGCGTGGAACGCAAGACAGGCCTGCTGTCGCGGTTCTGGACCCTGCCGATCCATCGGGCGGCCGGTCTCGTCGGCCGGATGATGGCGGAGGCGGTCCGGGTGCTCGCGACGACGATCGTGATCCTGGTGGTCGGCATCTTCCTCGGTTTCCGGCTGACGCAGGGTCTGTTGCCGAGCCTGTTCCTGCTGATCCTGCCGGTCATCTTCGGCATGGGTTTCGCGATGATGGTCACGGCGCTCGCGACCGTGTCCGGCGACGCCCCGCTGGTGGAACTCGTCTCGATCGGGTGCACACTGCTGATGTTCTTCAACTCCGGGTTCGTGCCCGTGATGGCGTATCCCGAGTGGTTGCAGCCGGTGGTCTCGGCCCAGCCCATGTCGTGTGCGATCGACGCGATGCGCGGGTTGGCAGTCGGCGGGCCGGTGCTCGAACCCGTCCTGAAGACCCTCGCGTGGTCGTTCGGGATGATGGCGGTCTTCGTCTACCCGGCGATCCGCGGTTACCGCCACGCCGCCGCGACCGGCTAG
- a CDS encoding esterase/lipase family protein, producing the protein MPRSLRRVAGTLTAAVAVALGSLGVGTATATADTPAGSVGLPSPIADVLPGADPAGANDWSCTPGPRHPRPVVLVHGTGMSMSMSWNALAPALRQEGYCVFALNYGASTRSWGTGDIRTSARELATFVDTVRFRTGAAQVDLVGHSQGGTVARQYLRFAGGANASDPGRSAVRNVVMLGPTTHGTTFNGTQQWVDMLTSLRITDEATNERIAAATVGLASYQQLTGSRFLAELNAGGETIPGIGYTVIASQNDDIVTPPAGAFLVPGPGAAVRNEWVQDTCPGAVVKHVGLLDDPRSIYLVQSALDPAYRTRTLAPC; encoded by the coding sequence ATGCCTCGTTCACTCCGCCGGGTCGCCGGCACACTCACCGCTGCCGTCGCGGTCGCTCTCGGCTCCCTCGGGGTCGGGACGGCCACCGCAACCGCCGACACTCCCGCAGGCAGCGTCGGACTACCGTCGCCCATCGCGGACGTTCTGCCCGGGGCCGACCCGGCGGGCGCCAACGACTGGTCGTGCACGCCCGGTCCCCGGCACCCTCGGCCCGTGGTCCTCGTCCACGGCACCGGGATGAGCATGTCGATGAGCTGGAATGCTCTCGCACCGGCGCTGCGCCAGGAGGGCTACTGCGTGTTCGCCCTCAACTACGGCGCGTCGACGCGGTCGTGGGGTACGGGTGACATCCGCACCTCGGCACGGGAGCTCGCGACGTTCGTCGACACCGTCCGGTTCCGGACGGGCGCTGCCCAGGTCGACCTCGTCGGCCATTCGCAGGGCGGCACCGTCGCTCGCCAGTATCTGCGGTTCGCGGGCGGAGCGAACGCCTCCGATCCGGGCCGTAGCGCGGTCCGCAACGTGGTCATGCTCGGTCCCACCACGCACGGCACCACGTTCAACGGCACCCAGCAGTGGGTCGACATGCTCACCTCGCTGCGGATCACGGACGAGGCGACGAATGAGCGGATCGCGGCCGCGACCGTCGGTCTGGCGTCCTACCAACAGCTGACGGGGTCACGGTTCCTCGCGGAACTCAACGCCGGGGGTGAGACGATACCGGGAATCGGGTACACCGTGATCGCGTCGCAGAACGACGACATCGTCACCCCGCCGGCCGGCGCCTTCCTCGTGCCCGGACCGGGCGCGGCGGTGCGCAACGAGTGGGTGCAGGACACGTGCCCGGGCGCCGTCGTCAAGCACGTCGGCCTCCTCGACGATCCCCGGTCGATCTACCTGGTGCAGTCGGCTCTGGATCCGGCGTACCGCACACGCACCCTCGCTCCCTGCTGA